The Primulina tabacum isolate GXHZ01 chromosome 7, ASM2559414v2, whole genome shotgun sequence genome includes a window with the following:
- the LOC142551289 gene encoding isoleucine--tRNA ligase, chloroplastic/mitochondrial isoform X2, translating into MEMESTLLTKLSIPSNFYYLSVMAAQSSSYKALSLRNCSYLRNTTGLSLLRFRSSSTVKVLSLFNVTCYSTCSGIEYSSSSKRRSRGPLMAAKGKSEGDKQEDGKYKQTVDLPKTAFGLRANSVVREPEIQKMWEENQVFRRVVSRNNGGSFVLHDGPPYANGDLHMGHAMNKILKDVINRYKLLQNFQVHFVPGWDCHGLPIELKVLQSLDQDSRKELTPLKLRAKAAKFAKSTVKTQMISFKRYGVWADWDNPYLTLDPEYEAAQIEVFGQMVLQGYIYRGRKPVHWSPSSRTALAEAELEYPEGHISKSMYAIFPLLSAPTSCKMLEDFLPNVGLAIWTTTPWTIPANAAVAVNSKLQYAVVEVHFTDKEKRFGNVLKNHDKQFLVVALDLVPTLEAKWGVKLEVNATITGAELENCRYVHPIDNEECPVVIGGDYITTESGTGLVHTAPGHGQEDYVTGLKYDLPMLSPVDDEGIFTEEAGRFRGLDVLGSGNAAVIEYLGNNSKLIMVEPYKHKYPYDWRTKKPTIFRATEQWFASVEGFRTAAMDAINQVTWIPSQAENRISSMTSVRSDWCISRQRTWGVPIPVFYHVDSKEPLMNKETIDHIKSIISQKGSDAWWYMSVEELLPEKYRNEASSYVKGTDTMDVWFDSGSSWAAVLGKRNGARYPADLYLEGTDQHRGWFQSSLLTSVATNGKAPYRGVLTHGFVLDEKGFKMSKSLGNVVDPKTVIEGGKDPNDIAFGADVLRLWVSSVDYTSDVTIGTTVLRQMSDIYRKLRGTLRFLLGNLHDWKPIYVVPHNELPMIDRYALFQLESVVKNIQESYDNYQFFKIFQIIQRFVVVDLSNFYLDVAKDRLYVGGSTSATRRSCQTVLAAHLLSVVRVIAPILPHLAEDVWQHLPFQFAAEDGHVASSVFELRWPVLNQIYLDFPEEEVVFWGRILELRTEVNKVLENARTAKMIGSSLEAKVSLHASDKSMVTRLIEMCASENDADGLHRIFLTSQVEIRPSLVDVTSEDIPCTGEYLIEGKNKVWIGVSRANGSKCERCWNFSPQVGEYHDHPSLCGRCHSVISQPLPAMAAAS; encoded by the exons ATGGAAATGGAGTCGACCCTCTTGACTAAACTCTCGATTCCCAGTAATTTCTATTATCTTTCTGTGATGGCTGCGCAGAGTTCATCTTACAAG gCTCTATCGTTGAGAAATTGCTCATATCTAAGGAATACCACTGGTTTAAGCTTGTTACGTTTCAGAAGCAGCTCAACGGTGAAAGTCTTGTCTCTCTTCAACGTGACATGCTATTCTACGTGCTCTGGTATAGAATACAGCTCATCATCAAAGCGAAGATCGCGTGGCCCTCTCATGGCGGCGAAGGGAAAATCTGAAG GGGATAAGCAGGAAGATGGAAAGTATAAGCAAACAGTTGATCTCCCCAAGACTGCGTTTGGGTTAAGAGCAAATTCTGTTGTAAGGGAACCTGAAATTCAGAAAATGTGGGAAGAAAATCAGGTGTTTAGAAGGGTTGTCAGCAGGAATAACGGG GGCAGTTTTGTCCTTCATGATGGTCCTCCGTATGCAAATGGTGATTTACATATGGGACATGCCATGAATAAGATTTTGAAGGATGTAATCAACCGGTATAAG CTTCTTCAGAACTTTCAAGTTCATTTTGTACCTGGTTGGGATTGCCATGGTTTACCAATCGAATTGAAAG TTTTACAGTCACTGGATCAAGATTCTAGAAAGGAACTGACACCTCTAAAATTAAGGGCAAAGGCTGCCAAATTCGCAAAGTCAACTGTCAAGACCCAGATGATATCATTTAAg CGCTATGGCGTCTGGGCAGATTGGGATAATCCATATCTCACTCTTGATCCCGAGTACGAGGCTGCTCAA ATTGAAGTGTTTGGCCAAATGGTGTTACAAGGGTATATCTACAGAGGCAGAAAACCTGTCCACTGGAGTCCCTCATCCCGCACTGCTCTAGCAGAAGCTGAATTGGAG TATCCTGAGGGACATATATCAAAGAGCATGTATGCAATTTTCCCATTACTCAGTGCTCCCACTTCTTGTAAAATGCTTGAGGATTTCCTTCCTAATGTGGGCTTAGCTATTTGGACTACAACTCCATGGACTATTCCTGCTAATGCTG CTGTTGCAGTCAATTCAAAGCTTCAATATGCTGTTGTTGAAGTtcatttcacagataaagaaaAAAGATTTGGAAATGTCTTGAAGAATCATGACAAGCAGTTCCTAGTTGTGGCATTGGACCTTGTGCCAACTCTAGAAGCAAAATGGGGCGTGAAGCTTGAAGTAAATGCAACAATCACTGGTGCAGAACTTGAAAATTGCag GTATGTCCATCCCATAGATAATGAAGAATGCCCAGTTGTCATTGGTGGAGATTATATCACTACGGAGTCAGGAACAGGATTAGTTCATACTGCTCCTGGCCATGGTCAAGAAGATTATGTTACCGGCCTTAAATATGATTTGCCCATGCTTTCCCCTGTGGATGATGAAGGAATATTTACTGAAGAAGCTGGAAGATTCAGAGGGCTTGATGTGCTTGGCAGTGGTAATGCTGCTGTTATCGAGTACTTGGGCAATAACTCAAAGCTGATAATGGTTGAGCCATACA AGCACAAGTATCCTTATGATTGGCGAACGAAGAAGCCAACAATATTCAGGGCAACCGAACAGTGGTTTGCCTCGGTTGAAGGTTTCCGAACGGCTGCAATGGATGCAATTAACCAAGTAACATGGATTCCCTCGCAG GCAGAAAACCGAATTTCTTCGATGACTTCAGTTCGTTCTGATTGGTGTATTTCCCGGCAAAGGACTTGGGGTGTACCTATCCCTGTTTTTTATCATGTGGATTCAAAGGAGCCATTGATGAATAAAGAGACTATTGATCATATTAAGT CTATAATTTCACAAAAAGGAAGTGATGCATGGTGGTACATGTCAGTGGAGGAATTGCTTCCAGAAAAATATCGCAATGAAGCATCTAGCTATGTAAAGGGGACTGATACAATGGATGTTTGGTTTGATTCAG GCTCTTCTTGGGCTGCTGTTCTGGGCAAAAGAAATGGTGCTAGATATCCTGCAGATTTGTATCTCGAAGGTACAGATCAGCATCGTGGTTGGTTTCAGAGTTCGTTGTTAACAAGTGTTGCTACTAATG GAAAGGCTCCGTATCGTGGTGTTTTAACACATGGATTTGTACTTGATGAGAAAGGGTTCAAGATGAGCAAATCTCTTGGAAATGTAGTTGATCCAAAAACTGTAATTGAAGGAGGGAAAGACCCAAAT GACATTGCCTTTGGTGCAGATGTTCTTCGCCTCTGGGTTTCAAGTGTTGATTATACCAGTGATGTGACAATTGGGACTACAGTGCTTCGTCAAATGTCTGACATATATAGGAAGTTAAGAGGAACCTTGCGATTTCTTTTGGGAAATCTGCATGACTGGAAA CCCATTTATGTTGTTCCTCATAATGAACTTCCAATGATCGATCGCTATGCATTATTTCAACTAGAAAGTGTCGTTAAGAACATTCAAGAGAGCTATGACAATTATCAGTTCTTCAAAATTTTTCAG ATCATTCAGAGGTTTGTGGTAGTCGATCTCTCAAATTTCTACTTGGACGTTGCTAAAGATCGACTTTATGTTGG GGGAAGCACAAGTGCTACAAGGAGAAGTTGTCAAACAGTCCTTGCTGCACATCTACTTTCTGTTGTCAGGGTCATTGCTCCAATTCTGCCACATCTGGCGGAAGATGTATGGCAGCATCTTCCGTTTCAATTCGCTGCTGAAGATGGACATGTTGCAAGTTCTGTCTTTGAGTTAAGATGGCCTGTATTGAACCAAATATATCTCGATTTTCCAGAAGAAGAAGTTGTTTTCTGGGGAAGGATTCTTGAG CTGAGAACGGAGGTAAACAAAGTGCTGGAGAATGCTCGTACAGCGAAGATGATTGGTTCGAGTTTAGAGGCAAAGGTTTCTCTCCATGCATCTGATAAGAGTATGGTTACAAGATTGATAGAAATGTGTGCATCTGAAAATGATGCCGATGGACTGCACCGCATATTCTTGACATCTCAG GTAGAGATTCGTCCGTCTTTGGTTGATGTAACGAGTGAAGACATACCATGCACTGGCGAATATCTTATTGAAGGCAAGAACAAAGTTTGGATTGGTGTGTCGCGTGCCAACGGTTCAAAATGTGAGAGATGCTGGAATTTTTCGCCGCAAGTTGGTGAGTACCATGACCATCCATCGCTTTGTGGTCGATGCCACAGCGTTATAAGTCAGCCATTACCAGCTATGGCAGCAGCCAGTTGA
- the LOC142551289 gene encoding isoleucine--tRNA ligase, chloroplastic/mitochondrial isoform X3, which produces MGHAMNKILKDVINRYKLLQNFQVHFVPGWDCHGLPIELKVLQSLDQDSRKELTPLKLRAKAAKFAKSTVKTQMISFKRYGVWADWDNPYLTLDPEYEAAQIEVFGQMVLQGYIYRGRKPVHWSPSSRTALAEAELEYPEGHISKSMYAIFPLLSAPTSCKMLEDFLPNVGLAIWTTTPWTIPANAAVAVNSKLQYAVVEVHFTDKEKRFGNVLKNHDKQFLVVALDLVPTLEAKWGVKLEVNATITGAELENCRYVHPIDNEECPVVIGGDYITTESGTGLVHTAPGHGQEDYVTGLKYDLPMLSPVDDEGIFTEEAGRFRGLDVLGSGNAAVIEYLGNNSKLIMVEPYKHKYPYDWRTKKPTIFRATEQWFASVEGFRTAAMDAINQVTWIPSQAENRISSMTSVRSDWCISRQRTWGVPIPVFYHVDSKEPLMNKETIDHIKSIISQKGSDAWWYMSVEELLPEKYRNEASSYVKGTDTMDVWFDSGSSWAAVLGKRNGARYPADLYLEGTDQHRGWFQSSLLTSVATNGKAPYRGVLTHGFVLDEKGFKMSKSLGNVVDPKTVIEGGKDPNDIAFGADVLRLWVSSVDYTSDVTIGTTVLRQMSDIYRKLRGTLRFLLGNLHDWKPIYVVPHNELPMIDRYALFQLESVVKNIQESYDNYQFFKIFQIIQRFVVVDLSNFYLDVAKDRLYVGGSTSATRRSCQTVLAAHLLSVVRVIAPILPHLAEDVWQHLPFQFAAEDGHVASSVFELRWPVLNQIYLDFPEEEVVFWGRILELRTEVNKVLENARTAKMIGSSLEAKVSLHASDKSMVTRLIEMCASENDADGLHRIFLTSQVEIRPSLVDVTSEDIPCTGEYLIEGKNKVWIGVSRANGSKCERCWNFSPQVGEYHDHPSLCGRCHSVISQPLPAMAAAS; this is translated from the exons ATGGGACATGCCATGAATAAGATTTTGAAGGATGTAATCAACCGGTATAAG CTTCTTCAGAACTTTCAAGTTCATTTTGTACCTGGTTGGGATTGCCATGGTTTACCAATCGAATTGAAAG TTTTACAGTCACTGGATCAAGATTCTAGAAAGGAACTGACACCTCTAAAATTAAGGGCAAAGGCTGCCAAATTCGCAAAGTCAACTGTCAAGACCCAGATGATATCATTTAAg CGCTATGGCGTCTGGGCAGATTGGGATAATCCATATCTCACTCTTGATCCCGAGTACGAGGCTGCTCAA ATTGAAGTGTTTGGCCAAATGGTGTTACAAGGGTATATCTACAGAGGCAGAAAACCTGTCCACTGGAGTCCCTCATCCCGCACTGCTCTAGCAGAAGCTGAATTGGAG TATCCTGAGGGACATATATCAAAGAGCATGTATGCAATTTTCCCATTACTCAGTGCTCCCACTTCTTGTAAAATGCTTGAGGATTTCCTTCCTAATGTGGGCTTAGCTATTTGGACTACAACTCCATGGACTATTCCTGCTAATGCTG CTGTTGCAGTCAATTCAAAGCTTCAATATGCTGTTGTTGAAGTtcatttcacagataaagaaaAAAGATTTGGAAATGTCTTGAAGAATCATGACAAGCAGTTCCTAGTTGTGGCATTGGACCTTGTGCCAACTCTAGAAGCAAAATGGGGCGTGAAGCTTGAAGTAAATGCAACAATCACTGGTGCAGAACTTGAAAATTGCag GTATGTCCATCCCATAGATAATGAAGAATGCCCAGTTGTCATTGGTGGAGATTATATCACTACGGAGTCAGGAACAGGATTAGTTCATACTGCTCCTGGCCATGGTCAAGAAGATTATGTTACCGGCCTTAAATATGATTTGCCCATGCTTTCCCCTGTGGATGATGAAGGAATATTTACTGAAGAAGCTGGAAGATTCAGAGGGCTTGATGTGCTTGGCAGTGGTAATGCTGCTGTTATCGAGTACTTGGGCAATAACTCAAAGCTGATAATGGTTGAGCCATACA AGCACAAGTATCCTTATGATTGGCGAACGAAGAAGCCAACAATATTCAGGGCAACCGAACAGTGGTTTGCCTCGGTTGAAGGTTTCCGAACGGCTGCAATGGATGCAATTAACCAAGTAACATGGATTCCCTCGCAG GCAGAAAACCGAATTTCTTCGATGACTTCAGTTCGTTCTGATTGGTGTATTTCCCGGCAAAGGACTTGGGGTGTACCTATCCCTGTTTTTTATCATGTGGATTCAAAGGAGCCATTGATGAATAAAGAGACTATTGATCATATTAAGT CTATAATTTCACAAAAAGGAAGTGATGCATGGTGGTACATGTCAGTGGAGGAATTGCTTCCAGAAAAATATCGCAATGAAGCATCTAGCTATGTAAAGGGGACTGATACAATGGATGTTTGGTTTGATTCAG GCTCTTCTTGGGCTGCTGTTCTGGGCAAAAGAAATGGTGCTAGATATCCTGCAGATTTGTATCTCGAAGGTACAGATCAGCATCGTGGTTGGTTTCAGAGTTCGTTGTTAACAAGTGTTGCTACTAATG GAAAGGCTCCGTATCGTGGTGTTTTAACACATGGATTTGTACTTGATGAGAAAGGGTTCAAGATGAGCAAATCTCTTGGAAATGTAGTTGATCCAAAAACTGTAATTGAAGGAGGGAAAGACCCAAAT GACATTGCCTTTGGTGCAGATGTTCTTCGCCTCTGGGTTTCAAGTGTTGATTATACCAGTGATGTGACAATTGGGACTACAGTGCTTCGTCAAATGTCTGACATATATAGGAAGTTAAGAGGAACCTTGCGATTTCTTTTGGGAAATCTGCATGACTGGAAA CCCATTTATGTTGTTCCTCATAATGAACTTCCAATGATCGATCGCTATGCATTATTTCAACTAGAAAGTGTCGTTAAGAACATTCAAGAGAGCTATGACAATTATCAGTTCTTCAAAATTTTTCAG ATCATTCAGAGGTTTGTGGTAGTCGATCTCTCAAATTTCTACTTGGACGTTGCTAAAGATCGACTTTATGTTGG GGGAAGCACAAGTGCTACAAGGAGAAGTTGTCAAACAGTCCTTGCTGCACATCTACTTTCTGTTGTCAGGGTCATTGCTCCAATTCTGCCACATCTGGCGGAAGATGTATGGCAGCATCTTCCGTTTCAATTCGCTGCTGAAGATGGACATGTTGCAAGTTCTGTCTTTGAGTTAAGATGGCCTGTATTGAACCAAATATATCTCGATTTTCCAGAAGAAGAAGTTGTTTTCTGGGGAAGGATTCTTGAG CTGAGAACGGAGGTAAACAAAGTGCTGGAGAATGCTCGTACAGCGAAGATGATTGGTTCGAGTTTAGAGGCAAAGGTTTCTCTCCATGCATCTGATAAGAGTATGGTTACAAGATTGATAGAAATGTGTGCATCTGAAAATGATGCCGATGGACTGCACCGCATATTCTTGACATCTCAG GTAGAGATTCGTCCGTCTTTGGTTGATGTAACGAGTGAAGACATACCATGCACTGGCGAATATCTTATTGAAGGCAAGAACAAAGTTTGGATTGGTGTGTCGCGTGCCAACGGTTCAAAATGTGAGAGATGCTGGAATTTTTCGCCGCAAGTTGGTGAGTACCATGACCATCCATCGCTTTGTGGTCGATGCCACAGCGTTATAAGTCAGCCATTACCAGCTATGGCAGCAGCCAGTTGA
- the LOC142551289 gene encoding isoleucine--tRNA ligase, chloroplastic/mitochondrial isoform X1 → MEMESTLLTKLSIPSNFYYLSVMAAQSSSYKALSLRNCSYLRNTTGLSLLRFRSSSTVKVLSLFNVTCYSTCSGIEYSSSSKRRSRGPLMAAKGKSEGDKQEDGKYKQTVDLPKTAFGLRANSVVREPEIQKMWEENQVFRRVVSRNNGVGSCSFVLHDGPPYANGDLHMGHAMNKILKDVINRYKLLQNFQVHFVPGWDCHGLPIELKVLQSLDQDSRKELTPLKLRAKAAKFAKSTVKTQMISFKRYGVWADWDNPYLTLDPEYEAAQIEVFGQMVLQGYIYRGRKPVHWSPSSRTALAEAELEYPEGHISKSMYAIFPLLSAPTSCKMLEDFLPNVGLAIWTTTPWTIPANAAVAVNSKLQYAVVEVHFTDKEKRFGNVLKNHDKQFLVVALDLVPTLEAKWGVKLEVNATITGAELENCRYVHPIDNEECPVVIGGDYITTESGTGLVHTAPGHGQEDYVTGLKYDLPMLSPVDDEGIFTEEAGRFRGLDVLGSGNAAVIEYLGNNSKLIMVEPYKHKYPYDWRTKKPTIFRATEQWFASVEGFRTAAMDAINQVTWIPSQAENRISSMTSVRSDWCISRQRTWGVPIPVFYHVDSKEPLMNKETIDHIKSIISQKGSDAWWYMSVEELLPEKYRNEASSYVKGTDTMDVWFDSGSSWAAVLGKRNGARYPADLYLEGTDQHRGWFQSSLLTSVATNGKAPYRGVLTHGFVLDEKGFKMSKSLGNVVDPKTVIEGGKDPNDIAFGADVLRLWVSSVDYTSDVTIGTTVLRQMSDIYRKLRGTLRFLLGNLHDWKPIYVVPHNELPMIDRYALFQLESVVKNIQESYDNYQFFKIFQIIQRFVVVDLSNFYLDVAKDRLYVGGSTSATRRSCQTVLAAHLLSVVRVIAPILPHLAEDVWQHLPFQFAAEDGHVASSVFELRWPVLNQIYLDFPEEEVVFWGRILELRTEVNKVLENARTAKMIGSSLEAKVSLHASDKSMVTRLIEMCASENDADGLHRIFLTSQVEIRPSLVDVTSEDIPCTGEYLIEGKNKVWIGVSRANGSKCERCWNFSPQVGEYHDHPSLCGRCHSVISQPLPAMAAAS, encoded by the exons ATGGAAATGGAGTCGACCCTCTTGACTAAACTCTCGATTCCCAGTAATTTCTATTATCTTTCTGTGATGGCTGCGCAGAGTTCATCTTACAAG gCTCTATCGTTGAGAAATTGCTCATATCTAAGGAATACCACTGGTTTAAGCTTGTTACGTTTCAGAAGCAGCTCAACGGTGAAAGTCTTGTCTCTCTTCAACGTGACATGCTATTCTACGTGCTCTGGTATAGAATACAGCTCATCATCAAAGCGAAGATCGCGTGGCCCTCTCATGGCGGCGAAGGGAAAATCTGAAG GGGATAAGCAGGAAGATGGAAAGTATAAGCAAACAGTTGATCTCCCCAAGACTGCGTTTGGGTTAAGAGCAAATTCTGTTGTAAGGGAACCTGAAATTCAGAAAATGTGGGAAGAAAATCAGGTGTTTAGAAGGGTTGTCAGCAGGAATAACGGGGTTGGTTCTTGCAG TTTTGTCCTTCATGATGGTCCTCCGTATGCAAATGGTGATTTACATATGGGACATGCCATGAATAAGATTTTGAAGGATGTAATCAACCGGTATAAG CTTCTTCAGAACTTTCAAGTTCATTTTGTACCTGGTTGGGATTGCCATGGTTTACCAATCGAATTGAAAG TTTTACAGTCACTGGATCAAGATTCTAGAAAGGAACTGACACCTCTAAAATTAAGGGCAAAGGCTGCCAAATTCGCAAAGTCAACTGTCAAGACCCAGATGATATCATTTAAg CGCTATGGCGTCTGGGCAGATTGGGATAATCCATATCTCACTCTTGATCCCGAGTACGAGGCTGCTCAA ATTGAAGTGTTTGGCCAAATGGTGTTACAAGGGTATATCTACAGAGGCAGAAAACCTGTCCACTGGAGTCCCTCATCCCGCACTGCTCTAGCAGAAGCTGAATTGGAG TATCCTGAGGGACATATATCAAAGAGCATGTATGCAATTTTCCCATTACTCAGTGCTCCCACTTCTTGTAAAATGCTTGAGGATTTCCTTCCTAATGTGGGCTTAGCTATTTGGACTACAACTCCATGGACTATTCCTGCTAATGCTG CTGTTGCAGTCAATTCAAAGCTTCAATATGCTGTTGTTGAAGTtcatttcacagataaagaaaAAAGATTTGGAAATGTCTTGAAGAATCATGACAAGCAGTTCCTAGTTGTGGCATTGGACCTTGTGCCAACTCTAGAAGCAAAATGGGGCGTGAAGCTTGAAGTAAATGCAACAATCACTGGTGCAGAACTTGAAAATTGCag GTATGTCCATCCCATAGATAATGAAGAATGCCCAGTTGTCATTGGTGGAGATTATATCACTACGGAGTCAGGAACAGGATTAGTTCATACTGCTCCTGGCCATGGTCAAGAAGATTATGTTACCGGCCTTAAATATGATTTGCCCATGCTTTCCCCTGTGGATGATGAAGGAATATTTACTGAAGAAGCTGGAAGATTCAGAGGGCTTGATGTGCTTGGCAGTGGTAATGCTGCTGTTATCGAGTACTTGGGCAATAACTCAAAGCTGATAATGGTTGAGCCATACA AGCACAAGTATCCTTATGATTGGCGAACGAAGAAGCCAACAATATTCAGGGCAACCGAACAGTGGTTTGCCTCGGTTGAAGGTTTCCGAACGGCTGCAATGGATGCAATTAACCAAGTAACATGGATTCCCTCGCAG GCAGAAAACCGAATTTCTTCGATGACTTCAGTTCGTTCTGATTGGTGTATTTCCCGGCAAAGGACTTGGGGTGTACCTATCCCTGTTTTTTATCATGTGGATTCAAAGGAGCCATTGATGAATAAAGAGACTATTGATCATATTAAGT CTATAATTTCACAAAAAGGAAGTGATGCATGGTGGTACATGTCAGTGGAGGAATTGCTTCCAGAAAAATATCGCAATGAAGCATCTAGCTATGTAAAGGGGACTGATACAATGGATGTTTGGTTTGATTCAG GCTCTTCTTGGGCTGCTGTTCTGGGCAAAAGAAATGGTGCTAGATATCCTGCAGATTTGTATCTCGAAGGTACAGATCAGCATCGTGGTTGGTTTCAGAGTTCGTTGTTAACAAGTGTTGCTACTAATG GAAAGGCTCCGTATCGTGGTGTTTTAACACATGGATTTGTACTTGATGAGAAAGGGTTCAAGATGAGCAAATCTCTTGGAAATGTAGTTGATCCAAAAACTGTAATTGAAGGAGGGAAAGACCCAAAT GACATTGCCTTTGGTGCAGATGTTCTTCGCCTCTGGGTTTCAAGTGTTGATTATACCAGTGATGTGACAATTGGGACTACAGTGCTTCGTCAAATGTCTGACATATATAGGAAGTTAAGAGGAACCTTGCGATTTCTTTTGGGAAATCTGCATGACTGGAAA CCCATTTATGTTGTTCCTCATAATGAACTTCCAATGATCGATCGCTATGCATTATTTCAACTAGAAAGTGTCGTTAAGAACATTCAAGAGAGCTATGACAATTATCAGTTCTTCAAAATTTTTCAG ATCATTCAGAGGTTTGTGGTAGTCGATCTCTCAAATTTCTACTTGGACGTTGCTAAAGATCGACTTTATGTTGG GGGAAGCACAAGTGCTACAAGGAGAAGTTGTCAAACAGTCCTTGCTGCACATCTACTTTCTGTTGTCAGGGTCATTGCTCCAATTCTGCCACATCTGGCGGAAGATGTATGGCAGCATCTTCCGTTTCAATTCGCTGCTGAAGATGGACATGTTGCAAGTTCTGTCTTTGAGTTAAGATGGCCTGTATTGAACCAAATATATCTCGATTTTCCAGAAGAAGAAGTTGTTTTCTGGGGAAGGATTCTTGAG CTGAGAACGGAGGTAAACAAAGTGCTGGAGAATGCTCGTACAGCGAAGATGATTGGTTCGAGTTTAGAGGCAAAGGTTTCTCTCCATGCATCTGATAAGAGTATGGTTACAAGATTGATAGAAATGTGTGCATCTGAAAATGATGCCGATGGACTGCACCGCATATTCTTGACATCTCAG GTAGAGATTCGTCCGTCTTTGGTTGATGTAACGAGTGAAGACATACCATGCACTGGCGAATATCTTATTGAAGGCAAGAACAAAGTTTGGATTGGTGTGTCGCGTGCCAACGGTTCAAAATGTGAGAGATGCTGGAATTTTTCGCCGCAAGTTGGTGAGTACCATGACCATCCATCGCTTTGTGGTCGATGCCACAGCGTTATAAGTCAGCCATTACCAGCTATGGCAGCAGCCAGTTGA